In the Cerasicoccus sp. TK19100 genome, CGAAGACACTGAGACGATACCGGTCATTTTCATCACGGCCAAGTCCTCCAAGGAGGGCAAACTAGAGGGTCTCGGCGTCGGCGCGGTCGACTACATTACCAAGCCGATCGACTTGGAAGAAACGCTGGCTCGCGTAAAGACGCAGCTGCGCATTCAGGAAATCTACCGCGAAAACATCGAGCTGCAAACGCAGTTGGGCGAGATCCGCCGCAGCGCAGCCGTGGGTGCTATCACACAAGGCATCGCGCACAATTTGAATAACCTGCTCGGCGTCGTCGTCGGCTACCTCGATCTGCTCCGCAACGGCTACGACAGCCCAGACATGGTCAAGCGCAGCGTCTCGCTGATGGATCAGGCGATCCAGCGTATGGTGAACATCATTCGCCACCTCAGCTCAATCGCCACCAGCGAGCGCGTCCAGATTTCCCCGCTCGAAATTGGCATCCTCATCAATGGCGCGCTGGACCGCTTTAAAACGGAATACGAGATCGAAATGGACATCCCGGTCGAATACTCCATCCCGGAAACCTACAAGTTCGAGGCCAACAGCGAAGTCTTTGAAAACGTCCTGCTCAAGCTGCTGGTCAACGCTTGGGAGGCCTATTCCAAGAACATTGACGATAACCAAAAGGCAATTGCGATCAAGGTCCAGATGTCGGACAACGGCGAAACAATTTTGATCAAAGTGATCGACGAAGGCCAAGGCGTCCCCGCCGACATTCGCGACCATATTTTCGACCCGTTCATTACCTCGAAAACATCCGTTGGCCGCGGCCTGGGCCTGACCATGGCACGCCACTCAATGCGAAATCTCAAGGGCGACCTGACTCTCGTTAACCGCGCTGAGAAAGGCTGCGTGGCCACGATGATCCACCCGATCAAGCAGCCTACGCTGGACCCGGTAAAACCGCCCAGCCCGTCGCAGCACAGCCCACAAGGGCCCGCAATTATTTCCACGCAATCGGGTAACATTTCCTCGGCCGCCACCCGCCATGATTAAAGTCGCATTTATCGGCGCTGGCCGCATGGCGTCCGCCATGGTGCGGGGCCTCCTGAAAACTGGTCACTACAGCCCGGGCGAAATCGGCTGCACTTGCGGTGAAGATCCCAGCGGTCCCCAGCTCGCCGACAGCACCGGCATCATATACGAACCCAAGCTGGAAAAATTGCTGGGGCAGTCGGACATCATCGTCCTGGCCTGCAAGCCTCAGCAATTCAACGGCTTGGATGCGACCATCAGCGCGCTCGCCAAAGATCAGTTAATCATTTCCATCCTCGCGGGCACTACCCTGGCGCGGATCAACGAACGTTTCCCCGAGGCCCGCAATCGCGTGCGCTCCATGCCAAATACACCCGGACAAATCGGTGCGGGCATTAGCGCCTATGCCAGTGATCAACGCCTGGACGATACCGACAAACAAATCGTGCAGCTAGTCCTCGGCGCATTGGGCGAAGTGGTTGCCGTACCGGAAGACCAACTCGACGCGGTGACCGCTGTCAGTGGCAGCGGCCCGGCCTACGTGTTCGAATTTACCGCCGCCATGGCGGAGGCAGGCGTCGCCGCCGGTCTACCCAAGGACGTGGCGGAAAAATTGGCCCGCCAAACCGTCATCGGTGCAGGCCTGCTCCTTCAGGCTTCGGACGAACATCCCGAAGAACTGCGCCGTCAGGTAACCTCTCCAGGTGGCACCACACAAGCCGCCCTGGAGCAGTTCACCGAAGACAAGCTGCGCGACATCGTTCGCCACGCCGTGATCGCCGCCAAGCAGCGCTCCATCGAACTGGCGCAAGCCTAACGCTGTGGCGCGGGCATTCCTTGGGCTGGGCAGCAATCTCGGCGATCGTCAGGCTACGCTGTTGGACGCGATACAGCGCTTGCAGCAAACCGATGGCATACAAGACTGCCGATGCTCTTCCTTTTACGAAACGGCTCCCGTTGGGCCAGTCCAGCAAGGCGACTACCTTAACGCCGTGGTGGAAATAAAGACATCGCTTGAGCCGATGGAGCTCTTCCAAAGCTGCCAGCGTCTGGAAAAGCAGGCTGACCGCGTCCGCGAAGTCCGCTGGGGGCCGCGCACGCTGGACATCGATATACTGGCTTTCGACGACGTTTCACTGAACTCTCCGGAGCTCACCCTCCCCCATGCCGAGGCCTGCCGCCGCGCATTCGTGCTAGTCCCCTGGGCAGAGTTGGCACCGGATTTTATGCTCTTGGGTAAAGCCGTGGCTGACTGGCTACAGGAAGTTGGCCACGAGGGCGTTCGTAAGTTTGACTGACGCCAGCCGCCGCACAGGATAGCACGCATGGCATTGATTGAGCCCAGCAGTTTGCATCCCGTCGAGGCCTTTGCCCGCCTGCGGCGAGAGGTGGGCTGCTGCTGGCTGGACAGTGGCGAAGGTGCCAGCGAAATACAGCGTTACTCAATCCTCGCTGCCCGCCCGAGCCTGACCCTCCGCGCTTGGGGCCCACGCGTTGAGCGCATCACGAAGGCGGGCGTCGAATACATCGACACCGACTCACTGGCGCATCTCGAAGCCGAGATAAAAACCCGCCGTAATGACGCAAAATTTGCTGGCGGCGCGGTCGGCCATTTCAGCTATGAGTTTGGTCGTCGCCTTGCGGGGCAGTGCGACAACTCGGGCCGCGCAAGGCATTGGCCGGATTTTCATTTTCAGTTCTACTCGGCGGTCTATGTTTTTAACCATGAAGATGGCGTCGCCTCACTGCGCGCCACCGATGATGCCGAGGGGCAGACCGCGCTGAATGAGTTGATGAACATCCTGAGGTTGCCCCCCGCTCAGGATGGCCCGGCCTTCGCCGGCAAAGAATTCACCGCTAATCGCAGCCGCGAAAACTACACGCAGTCGGTATCTGCGATCCGCGAGTCCATCGCCGCCGGAGACATCTACCAGGCCAATCTTGCACAGTTTTTCTCAACGCCATTTCTCGGCGATTCGAGCACTCTCTACAACCGTCTTCGCCGCCACAATCCCGCCCCCTACAGCATCTATCTCGACCAAGGCAGCCGGCAAATCCTCAGCAGCTCGCCTGAGATGTTTCTGCGCGTCGAAGGTGGGCGCATCATCACCCGGCCGATCAAAGGCACCCGCCCGCGTGGCGAGACTCCCGCCGAGGATGACGCCTCCCGCGACGCACTGCTGGAAAGCGCTAAAGAACGCGCCGAGCTGCTGATGATCGTCGATATGGAGCG is a window encoding:
- the proC gene encoding pyrroline-5-carboxylate reductase; protein product: MIKVAFIGAGRMASAMVRGLLKTGHYSPGEIGCTCGEDPSGPQLADSTGIIYEPKLEKLLGQSDIIVLACKPQQFNGLDATISALAKDQLIISILAGTTLARINERFPEARNRVRSMPNTPGQIGAGISAYASDQRLDDTDKQIVQLVLGALGEVVAVPEDQLDAVTAVSGSGPAYVFEFTAAMAEAGVAAGLPKDVAEKLARQTVIGAGLLLQASDEHPEELRRQVTSPGGTTQAALEQFTEDKLRDIVRHAVIAAKQRSIELAQA
- the folK gene encoding 2-amino-4-hydroxy-6-hydroxymethyldihydropteridine diphosphokinase, with product MARAFLGLGSNLGDRQATLLDAIQRLQQTDGIQDCRCSSFYETAPVGPVQQGDYLNAVVEIKTSLEPMELFQSCQRLEKQADRVREVRWGPRTLDIDILAFDDVSLNSPELTLPHAEACRRAFVLVPWAELAPDFMLLGKAVADWLQEVGHEGVRKFD
- a CDS encoding response regulator, with protein sequence MPPETNKQLILVVDDQPINIKLLQRKLEREGYEVLTAFNGQECLNIVADRKPDLILLDVMMPEMDGIETCEKLKENEDTETIPVIFITAKSSKEGKLEGLGVGAVDYITKPIDLEETLARVKTQLRIQEIYRENIELQTQLGEIRRSAAVGAITQGIAHNLNNLLGVVVGYLDLLRNGYDSPDMVKRSVSLMDQAIQRMVNIIRHLSSIATSERVQISPLEIGILINGALDRFKTEYEIEMDIPVEYSIPETYKFEANSEVFENVLLKLLVNAWEAYSKNIDDNQKAIAIKVQMSDNGETILIKVIDEGQGVPADIRDHIFDPFITSKTSVGRGLGLTMARHSMRNLKGDLTLVNRAEKGCVATMIHPIKQPTLDPVKPPSPSQHSPQGPAIISTQSGNISSAATRHD
- the pabB gene encoding aminodeoxychorismate synthase component I, with amino-acid sequence MALIEPSSLHPVEAFARLRREVGCCWLDSGEGASEIQRYSILAARPSLTLRAWGPRVERITKAGVEYIDTDSLAHLEAEIKTRRNDAKFAGGAVGHFSYEFGRRLAGQCDNSGRARHWPDFHFQFYSAVYVFNHEDGVASLRATDDAEGQTALNELMNILRLPPAQDGPAFAGKEFTANRSRENYTQSVSAIRESIAAGDIYQANLAQFFSTPFLGDSSTLYNRLRRHNPAPYSIYLDQGSRQILSSSPEMFLRVEGGRIITRPIKGTRPRGETPAEDDASRDALLESAKERAELLMIVDMERNDLGRIAEFGSVKVNKLYQVESYATVHHLIGEVEAQLKPGVTLADLLRATFPGGSITGAPKLMAMEIIAHQEPSPRDVFCGAIGWLGFNGDIDLNIAIRTITCQEGRADFGVGAGIVWDSEPEAEYEETLHKAKALFAALSEQ